aaagctttcggtttgtccttcatgagttcttacggcagtctttgctccttcatacatatcctttatagcttggatatatgctactcgtactcctttcttctctaaaatcctccaaagaatgtctcttgggaccctatcatacgctttttccaaatctataaagaccatgtgtaaatcctttttcccatctctatatctttccatcaatcttcgtaagagatagattgcctccatggttgagcgccctggcatgaacccgaattggttgtccgaaacccgtgtctcttgcctcaatctatgctcaatgactctctcccagagcttcattgtatgactcattagcttaatacccctatagttcatgcaattttgtacgtcgcccttattcttgtagataggcaccaaagtgctcgttcgccactcatttggcatcttcttcgttttcaaaatcctattgaaaaggtcagtgagccatgttatacctgtctctcccaaaagtttccacacttcgattggtatatcgtctgggcctattgcttttttatgcttcatcttcttcaaagctacaaccacttcttccttccggattcgacgataaaaagagtagtttctacactcttctgagttactcaactcccctaaagaagcactcatttcatgtccttcattgaaaagattatgaaaataacctctccatctgtctttaaccgcgttctctgtagcaagaacctttccatcctcatccttgatgcacctcacttggtttaggtctcttgtcttcttttcccttgctctagatagtttatagatatccaactctccttctttggtatctagtcgtttatacatatcgtcgtaagccgctaacttagcttctctgacagctttcttcgcctcttgcttcgcttttctatacctttcaccattttcatcggtcctctccttgtataaggctttacaacattccttcttagccttcacctttgtttgtacctcctcattccaccaccaagattccttttggtgtggggcaaagcccttggactctcctaatacctcttttgctacttttcggatacaactagccatggaatcccacatttggctagcttccccctctctatcccacacacattgggtgattaccttctctttgaaaatggcttgtttttcttcttttagattccaccatctagtccttgggcacttccaagtcttgttcttttgtcttactcttttgatatgtacatccatcaccaacaagcgatgttgattagccacgctctctcctggtataactttgcaatccttacaagttatacgatcccctttcctcattagaagaaaatctatttgtgtttttgacgacccactcttgtaggtgatcacatgttcttctctcttcttaaagaaggtgttggctaagaagagatcatatgccattgcaaaatccaagatagcttccccatcctcgtttctctccccaaaaccatggccaccatgaaaacctccatagttgcctgtctccctgcccacgtgtccatttaaatctcctcctataaataacttctccgtctgagcaattccttgcaccaagtctccaagatcttcccaaaatttctccttcgaactcgtatccaaccctacttgaggtgcgtacgcactaatcacattgataagttcttgtcctattacaatcttgattgccatgattctatctcctaccctcttgacatctacaacatcttgtaccaaggtcttgtccacgatgatgccaacaccgtttctcgttctatttgtgcccgaataccaaagtttaaaccctgagttttctagatcctttgccttactaccaacccacttagtttcttgtaggcacataatatttatccttctcctcaccataacttccactacttccatagattttcccgttaaggttcctatattccacgttcctaaacgcattttgctctcttgaactctacccttctgtcctagcttcttcaccctcccccgtctaataggatcaaagtacttcttttgtgtgtcccgggtaaagttgataggagcatatgctcccaaacaactttgagtggagtcgttcgaaaagaagtttctatggcccccttgctcatttaacactgcatccgggtgccgatggagatacagcgacccttgctcacttatcactgtgctcgggccacacagcgcgccacttacgggtgacgccctagctttagcgcgattttgttctggattcattttcataaggattcgacgtgatcatggagtgtcggctgtcgactacctgacgccctccccctcctcctttatccgggcttgggaccggccatgtaagacataggcggagttatgATGTAGacaatgtattaaaaaaaaaattgaaattgaggTAACAAATCTTCTTCACTAGTGCAAACATATGGGGCTTTAGAGCATTTCCAAGACACAGAGAAAATGATGTATTTGGAATGGGTTGATTGTCATAATGACATTTTAGTTCAATAATACAATGTTACATGTAAGTTTCTCTTAATACGTATTGTATTATTGAAATCTTATTTATGTATCTCTAGTTTCAATTTTAGAGGTGTAATATGTTGTTTCTCTTTATCATATGAATTCGGAATACATGTTGGAATTCAAGTTAATTTATTGTGAGCGGTTGGATTTTTCTCGCTTTCTTTGCATGGACAAGACTTACATGACATGGTGGCATTTCGTgtcaataaaataaatacatgtgTGAGTTTTTGTCCAAATATTCTTATTTATTTGGCATGCAACGTCACGTAACGTAACAGTGTACTCGTGCCAATTTGTTCTCCTTTACTTGGGGCCAGCGATGCAAGGTGGGAATTTAGGCATAGTtctattttttaaaaacaatttgTTGGGATTGTCATACCATTTCGTTATGTGTATAATAGGATCAACtactaaaagaaaattgatttgttcctaatttataaaaaaaaaaatccaccatTTTCATACCTTTTTAATTTCAGTGCACTATTATCCCTCAACTAAATGTATCTTGTAACTCAAGTAGTTGAAAATATTTAACCTTACAAATGAGATCATACTCTGAGTCTCTCTTCCTCAATCTCGCTTGTATAAGtaattcaattaaaacaaaataaaacaacttATCATATATGATACAACCAAGTACATGGTTATTTTACAAGAGGATAAGCTCACGTAATCATATGGGCTCATAGCCATGGGTTTGTGGTTCACTTGGACCACTTGGATCATTTGTGGTCTTGATCACGTAAAACCAATTCCAAATAGTTAATACCTAATTGATGCTTACATTACATTACGTTCAAGATTTTCTCACCATACAGATGCCTTATAGATCTGATGGTCGCATACTGGAGAAGGACTTACAAGTCATGGAAACACCGCTACCATGACATCCTGTTCCATGTAAGTCACTCCCTACCAATTCACCTTGAGCTCTTCAAGCTCCCATCATTACCTGCCAACATCATATACTTATCTTTCCTTGTGAGACCCGTGCACTCAAACCCTAAAGCCTTACCTATCTCATTTTGTACATGATTGGCAACTTCAAACCTTGATTTCCCTCCAAGATTGCATGTTTCTTGTTCAGGCAGTTTATCAAGGAGCTGGAGGGTGTAAACAGGATGTGGATTCATGAAATGAAAAACTGGATCCAAACTTTTAAACCCACTAGCACATGTACCATAAAACATATTTACTTTCACATCAATGGCTACAGGAACAATGTCATCAGTGAGCTCTGCAAACAAAGGGCTGAATCTCAACAAATATGGCTCTCGGCATGTTGTTCCTTCTGGGCAAACCACAAGGTCTCCTTGTTGCAACAGTTTCTCCATTGTTTTCgcgtctctctctctatctctggtTAATCCGATGGTTTTCATGGGGGCAATTTTCTCATTGACTTTGCTCAAACTGTATGTGACAGCAGAGAGGGATTTGTCAATGGCTACTTGGACATAGAGTGGATCTAGGAGGGTTCTATGGTTGCAGACATAAAGTCTTCCCCTTTGTTTTTGGGCATCATTTGTTAGGGAAATTGGGGATTTGGGTTTTGAAATTGTGGTGATTGTGCCTGTGAAGGCCAAGATTGGAGAGGAAATGCTGTGAGGGAGAAAAATGCCAGTGAGGAATCTTATGATGCAGATGAAAATTCCAAGAGGGAAGTACATGAACATGGCTAAGGTAGCTGCTGGGGTTGGGAAGAAGGCCAATCTTCCATCATGGAAAATCAAGGGTTTTGGGTATTTTTGTTTTGCTAGGGTTTTCCAGTTTTGCTTCTCAGCTTCGGTCACCATGTAAATCTCCtcctgaaaaaaataaaaatgtgggTATACGATattttaaatcattttaattaatttttaggaagaaaaattCGACGTAGGACAGACAAACATACTATTTTAGCCAACATACcgtattaatattattattaaaaaggaaaacataCGACACCCAAAAACGATTACTCCTAAAAGAAAACTTTCTAGTCAAGTGACCATGTTATTATTAAAAAGGAAATATATATAGAGTTGCTCATGCTGCAAAATCAACAtcaaattgagagagagagagagagagagagagagagagagagagagagagagagagagagaggagtcaAAATGATCATTGACCAACCTTGCAATGAGAAAAGAGTTGCTCATGCTGCAAAAAACGATCTTGGCAACCAATTATGCCAATAGTTTGAGAATCTGTCTTGATCTCCTCTCCAAAAATTATATTTGGATGAAAACAGTTAGTCTTTTTTTCCTCCATCAACCCCACAAAGTATCCAGCAACAACTTTTAGCTCTCTTGCAACAACAACATCAACCCCGACATAATCCTTCAACAATCCTTCAACCATAACCCTAGGCAACTCACTCACTCCCACTTTTTTCCCACATCTCATCACCACATCAAGCCCTTCACTCCCAACATCCTCCAAAAAAAACTTGGGCAGGACAGCTGTCCCAACCCTCATCCTATTCTTCCTAATCCcaaaaaagcacaaaaaaaccataatatttaGGCCTAACTCTCCACCAACCAAAAAAACTAGAGGGCTCAAGAGAAACAAGATCATAGCTCTCAAAAGCCCTCCAGCCTCAAAGGCCACAAGCATGAAGTAAGGAAACAGTGAAGCTGATGACTTCAAAAGTGCTTCCTCAAAGTGGAAAAGCACTGTTTTGTTTGAAAGCACTTTTGCCTTTTGAGCAAGGGTTTTGAACTTCTGAAAGTTGAAGTGGGTTGCATGGGGCTGGCTGGCTTTGTGTTCTGGAGGGGATGATGATTTGTTGATTGGTTTGCTGTGGACTTGGAAAGAGGAGGAAAGGGCTTCTAGGGAGCATAGATTTCCAGACATCTTTGGTGCTTTTGCTTACTACATTTTTGCAATAGATGCagcatattatatattattacgAGGGGTTCATTTATGATTCCTTCACGGTTTAGGTATGAGTCATatattttcatttccaaaaggTGCATAAAGTTATATGAAATATgctaagaagattaaaattttaaattattatttgtaTATCACGTAAAGTGGTGGTTAATAGTTGAGCTTCGTTTTTAGTGATTTGAAGAAGAATTTAAACCATCAGCCGTCACAATatgtaatttattaaaaataatttaaaaatatgatatCTCTAACGTCACCAAGTTGAATACATGGATTTGCCAATTTAAACTATGAA
Above is a window of Malus sylvestris chromosome 15, drMalSylv7.2, whole genome shotgun sequence DNA encoding:
- the LOC126605365 gene encoding probable glycerol-3-phosphate acyltransferase 3, producing the protein MSGNLCSLEALSSSFQVHSKPINKSSSPPEHKASQPHATHFNFQKFKTLAQKAKVLSNKTVLFHFEEALLKSSASLFPYFMLVAFEAGGLLRAMILFLLSPLVFLVGGELGLNIMVFLCFFGIRKNRMRVGTAVLPKFFLEDVGSEGLDVVMRCGKKVGVSELPRVMVEGLLKDYVGVDVVVARELKVVAGYFVGLMEEKKTNCFHPNIIFGEEIKTDSQTIGIIGCQDRFLQHEQLFSHCKEEIYMVTEAEKQNWKTLAKQKYPKPLIFHDGRLAFFPTPAATLAMFMYFPLGIFICIIRFLTGIFLPHSISSPILAFTGTITTISKPKSPISLTNDAQKQRGRLYVCNHRTLLDPLYVQVAIDKSLSAVTYSLSKVNEKIAPMKTIGLTRDRERDAKTMEKLLQQGDLVVCPEGTTCREPYLLRFSPLFAELTDDIVPVAIDVKVNMFYGTCASGFKSLDPVFHFMNPHPVYTLQLLDKLPEQETCNLGGKSRFEVANHVQNEIGKALGFECTGLTRKDKYMMLAGNDGSLKSSR